The following DNA comes from Candidatus Ozemobacteraceae bacterium.
TCTTACCGGGAAGTTCGCCCATTTCAAGGGGCAGGTGACGCTTACGAAAGTCCGCATGCTCCAGATTTTCGTCACCGGCGAAGTCGAACGACCCGGTGCGATGACGATTTCTGCCCTGTCGACGGCATTCCAGGCCCTCTATCAGGCCGGCGGCCCGAATTCGCGTGGTTCCATGCGGAAAATTCGGGTCATGCGCGGGAAGGACGTCATTTCAAATATCGACCTATATAAATATCTGATGACCGGCGACAAGTCGCAGGACGTCTCGCTGGAAAGCGGCGACACCATTTTCGTTCCCCCCGTCGGACCGCAGGTGGTCGTTCGCGGGGAAGTCGTCAGACCCGCCCGATTCGAACTGAATGATGAGAAGATGCTGGCGGACGTGCTCGCCATGGCCGGCGGAATCCAGCCTTCGGCAAATCCCCGCCGGATGAAAGTGTATCGCTGGCAGGGGGATCAGCGCAGGAAAATCCTGGATGCCGGTGCAACCGATGGGGCGGGTGCCCTTGCCTCATTCGAAATAAGCGGCGGCGATGAAATCGACGTCGAGCGCGCCACCGAAGACGTTGGCAACAGCGTTACGGTGGATGGAGCCGTGCTTCGCCCCGGCGAATACGCTGTCACCGAAGGCCTTACCCTTGGTGATCTGCTGAAGCGCGCCGGTGGCCTCAAAAGCGAGGAAGCAGCGGCATCCGGTCAGTTGATCCGCAAACTCGAGGGCGGTCGCGAGAGCATCGTCACGTTCGATCCCGCTGCCGCTCTCGCCGGGGAAAAGGACGCCGCGATTCCCCTTCATGGGCTCGATACCATAAGGATTTTCTCGAACAAAGAGGTTGAGGCGGATACGCGTGTCGTGACGATTTCCGGCGCTGTGCGTCGCCCTGGGGAATATATCTTTCGCGATGGAATGAAGATCCGCGATCTCATCCTGCGTGCCAAGGGGCTTACCGCTGACGCTGCCGGAGAGGCGGAAGTCGCGCGCGTCGCGAAAGGGCGCACCAGCGAAACGAAACATATCGATCTAAATAAAGTGCTGAACACTCCCAAAGATCCGGAAAACGTTTCGATCATGCCTCTCGACCGGGTCAACATCCTGGCGCGCGGCGACGCGTTGCTGGAATCCGAAGTCGTCGTGCTGAAGGGTGAAGTCAGGCGGCCGGGGCCATACGCCATCCGCCGACGCGGCGAAACACTGGAAGATCTGATCGAACGCGCCGGCGGCCTCACGGAAGAGGCCTTCCCGGAAGGTGCGATTTTCATGCGGAAAATCGCGAATATAGCCGACGATGAACAGCTTAAAGTTGCCGAGCAGGTGCGCGAGGAGTTGTTCCGCCAGGCTAACATCGATTTGCAGGCTGATCTGCTTCGTGCGGGTGCGAAAATTGACGTTACGAGTCCGCAGGGGAGAAACGAACTTCTTGGAGCGCCATCCGACCAGGCGGAGACTGTGTCGGGGAAAAAATCGGCGGTTCTTGTCCAGAGGCCGACACCCCGTGAAGAGACAACACGGGGAATCCCAGAAGATAAGCAGCAGAAATATGGCTCGCTTGAGCTTTCCTCTCGATCGATTCGCCAGGATGTTCTCAGAATTCCCGTTCGCCTGAAGGGGAAGAAAGAGCGTGACCGGGGAAAAGGCAATGGCGACGATGTTGTGTTGCGAAATGGCGATGAGATAACGATTCCGGCCATTCCAGACACGATTTCGGTCGTTGGTGCCGTTGTGAATCCGTCGACCCTGATGTATCGCAAGGGGATGAGCGCCCGTGGATACATCAACAGCGTCGGAGGGTTTGCCGGACATTCGAATCATCAAAAGACCGTTGTCGTTCGCGCGAATGGAGAGGTTTTCCCTCTCCACCGGGTTGGGCAGATCAAACGCGGCGATATTATCTTGGTGCCGCCAAAACCGCAACTGGTGCGGCGGAACAAACTGCAGGAAAGCGGGCAGATTGCACAGATTCTCGGAAATCTTGCCGTCGTCTATAAAGTGGTCATGAACGCAAACTAGGAAATCATAGAGGAGAATCGAGTATGAGTCCACATCTGGAGCCGATCAAGCAGATCGTGAAAAGGAACGGCCTCGTCGTGCCGTTCGACAAGGATAAAATCGTTAATGCAATATTTCAGGCCGCGACGGAGGTCGGGGGTGAGGATCGCAGATTGGCCGAAATTCTCGCCGAAAAGATCGTCCATCAGCTCGAACTGACGAAACAGCCGCCGGCACTCCCCAGCGTCGAGGAAGTACAGGATCTGATCGAGAAGGAATTGATCGAAGAAGGGCATGCGAAGACGGCTAAGGCGTTCATTCTGTATCGATACGAGCATGCGAAACTCCGCCAGGGACGCGAGCAATATACGGCTACCTCGGGAAACATTCCGTATAAGAAGATCTGGCAGGTCCTCACCTGGGCGATCGATCATGACTGCTTCAGCATCGATCGCATCAACCAGCGCATCGCGAACGGTACGTATCCCCGGCTCGTTCAGGAAGTGACCGAGAAATACGAGGCTGATCTCAAAGCCGCCGTCGATAAGATCATCGCACGCAAA
Coding sequences within:
- a CDS encoding SLBB domain-containing protein → MTPGTLERKPDEKQTPPSTTEVPFEEELAVEDEIAIVGAEKAAAEKETAAKLKKRVAILEKLLRKRIEKELTEEEYKKLEQEAKEDEEMLKALGETYQEKKELAPREPSLVDEEMIRRRTDQLLGREMADKPYGLDFFTAGRDVLTTPDMVSVPSAYILGPGDDLKIIIWSEMGDETVYDVTVNPEGQVYIPIIGLLRVAGSTVGEFEQTVLGSLTGKFAHFKGQVTLTKVRMLQIFVTGEVERPGAMTISALSTAFQALYQAGGPNSRGSMRKIRVMRGKDVISNIDLYKYLMTGDKSQDVSLESGDTIFVPPVGPQVVVRGEVVRPARFELNDEKMLADVLAMAGGIQPSANPRRMKVYRWQGDQRRKILDAGATDGAGALASFEISGGDEIDVERATEDVGNSVTVDGAVLRPGEYAVTEGLTLGDLLKRAGGLKSEEAAASGQLIRKLEGGRESIVTFDPAAALAGEKDAAIPLHGLDTIRIFSNKEVEADTRVVTISGAVRRPGEYIFRDGMKIRDLILRAKGLTADAAGEAEVARVAKGRTSETKHIDLNKVLNTPKDPENVSIMPLDRVNILARGDALLESEVVVLKGEVRRPGPYAIRRRGETLEDLIERAGGLTEEAFPEGAIFMRKIANIADDEQLKVAEQVREELFRQANIDLQADLLRAGAKIDVTSPQGRNELLGAPSDQAETVSGKKSAVLVQRPTPREETTRGIPEDKQQKYGSLELSSRSIRQDVLRIPVRLKGKKERDRGKGNGDDVVLRNGDEITIPAIPDTISVVGAVVNPSTLMYRKGMSARGYINSVGGFAGHSNHQKTVVVRANGEVFPLHRVGQIKRGDIILVPPKPQLVRRNKLQESGQIAQILGNLAVVYKVVMNAN